GCCACCCAGGAGGTCGCCTTTACCCTGGCCAATGCGGTAACCTATGTTCAGGCAGCCTTGGATGCTGGACTTGAGGTTGACTCCTTTGCCCGTCGTTTAGCTTTTTTCTTTAATGCCTCGTCTGATCTGCTTGAAGAAGTTGCTAAATTCAGAGCGGCCCGCCGAATTTGGGCTAGAATAATGAAAGAAAAATTTTCCGCCAAAAATCCAGCCAGCATGATGATGCGCTTTCATACGCAAACTGCCGGTAACACGCTTACCGCCCAACAGATTGATAATAATATCGTTCGCGTCACAATCCAGGCCTTAGCTGCTGTACTTGGCGGCACACAGTCACTTCACACCAACTCAAAAGACGAGGCCCTTTCACTGCCCACCGAGGAGAGCGTGCGGACAGCGCTGCGCACCCAACAGGTCATTGCCCATGAATCCGGCGTTGCCAGTACTGTCGACCCGTTGGCAGGTTCCTATTATATTGAAAGCCTCACCGATACAATTGAACGGGATGCCTTGGAGCTTATGGCTAAAATCGAGCAGGGTGGGGGAGTTGTTGCCTGCATTGAGAAAGGTTTTATTCAGCGTCAGATTGAAAATTCTGCCTATGAGTATCAGCAGGAGATTGAAAAAAATGAACGGATTATTGTTGGCTTAAACCAATTTCAGGTTGAGGAAACCGCAAAACCGGCCTTGCTGAAAGTTGATCCCTCTGTTGGCGACACCCAGGTCAAAAGTCTGCAGCATATAAGGTCCAACCGGGATAACAAAAAAGTGGCGTCGTCATTGGCGGGTTTAAAAATAGCAGCAGAAGGAGAAGAAAACCTTATGCCGCATATTCTTGATGCTGTTCGCGAGTATGCCTCCCTTGGAGAGATTTGCGGGGTGTTACGGAAAGTTTTTGGGGAATATAGAGGGTGATCGCAACCTTTTTAATTTTTAACTGCCGATAAAGTCGGCTTTAAGGAGTGTCATTG
This sequence is a window from Desulfobulbaceae bacterium. Protein-coding genes within it:
- a CDS encoding methylmalonyl-CoA mutase family protein; the encoded protein is MTNHKEYTAWQENELASSLKRFPERKDIFTNHGGNEVVRVAVPSQIDDTYVENIGFPGRYPYTRGVQPTMYRGRFWTMRQYAGFSTASESNKRYRYLLDQGTTGLSVAFDLPTQIGYDSDHELSYGEVGKVGVAIDTLADMEMLFDQIPLDKVSTSMTINSPAAVLLAMYVAVAEKQGVDSRKLNGTIQNDILKEYVARGTYIFPPEPSVRIITDIFKWCSEKLPSFNTISISGYHIREAGSTATQEVAFTLANAVTYVQAALDAGLEVDSFARRLAFFFNASSDLLEEVAKFRAARRIWARIMKEKFSAKNPASMMMRFHTQTAGNTLTAQQIDNNIVRVTIQALAAVLGGTQSLHTNSKDEALSLPTEESVRTALRTQQVIAHESGVASTVDPLAGSYYIESLTDTIERDALELMAKIEQGGGVVACIEKGFIQRQIENSAYEYQQEIEKNERIIVGLNQFQVEETAKPALLKVDPSVGDTQVKSLQHIRSNRDNKKVASSLAGLKIAAEGEENLMPHILDAVREYASLGEICGVLRKVFGEYRG